The DNA region TTCCGTTCAAAGAGAGCACGGAATCCTCACCCGTGCCGGACAGGCCGTATTCGATTCCGTCGAGCGCGGCCCCGAGTTTCGCCTCATCCCATTCCCAGGACCCCTCGCCGAGCTTCCAGGCCACGGACCGGAACATGGCCCCGGTGTCCAGGTAGGGAATGGACAGATGCCGGGCCAACTGCTTGGCCATGGTCGATTTGCCCACCCCGGCAGGGCCGTCGATGGTCACGATCAGGGTCTTATCCATTGAGAATCTCCGCCAGCGTCTCGATGAAAATCCTGTTTTCGGCGTCAGTGCCGACATTGACGCGAATGCACTTGCCCAAACCGAAACTGCCCAGGGGACGCACGATGATCCCTTTTTTCAGCAGCGCCTTGAATACGGCCTGAGCGGGCTTGCTCGGCTCGAACATGACGAAATTGGACTGACTGGGCCAGACCTTGCAGCCAAGCTTGGCCAGTTCCTCGGTGAAAAATTCACGACCGCGCATGACCACGCTCAAGGTCTCGTTGAAAAACACCTCGTCTTCCAGGGCGGCCAGGGCGGCCTCTTCGGCCAACAGGTTGACCGTGAACGGAATACGGGCGTTCTTGATCACTCCAGCCAGTTGGGGCGGCATAATGCCATAGCCCACTCTCATTCCGGCCAGGCCATACGCCTTGGAGAAGGTGCGCAAACAGACCAGATTATCAAATTTGTCAAAGGCCTGAACCGGAGAATAGGACTCCGGCGGCCAGGCGAACTCAATGTAAGCCTCATCGACCACCAGCAGACAGTCGGAAGGCAGCACGCCCGCCAAGACCGAAAGGTCTTCAACGCTGGCAGCCAACCCCGTGGGATTGTCCGGGCTGGTCACGATGACCATGGCCGTATTTTCGTCCGCTGCCTCGGCCATGGCGTCCAGAGGCAAATCAAACCCTTCGCCGCGCGGCACTTCCCGGTACTCCAGGCCGCACAGCTTGGCACACATGCGATACATGGCAAAGGAATGTTCGTAGCAGACCACGTTGGACCTGCCGGGCGTACCCATCATGCGGAAAAGCATGTCGATGATCTCATCCGAACCGTTGCC from Pseudodesulfovibrio sp. S3 includes:
- the hisC gene encoding histidinol-phosphate transaminase, with translation MRDFNVRPEIYDFAPYVPGLTIEQIQKQYGLSSVIKLASNENPLGTSPLVQKAISSNAQRAFRYPENHSPRLVEAIAKHAEVSKDCVLVGNGSDEIIDMLFRMMGTPGRSNVVCYEHSFAMYRMCAKLCGLEYREVPRGEGFDLPLDAMAEAADENTAMVIVTSPDNPTGLAASVEDLSVLAGVLPSDCLLVVDEAYIEFAWPPESYSPVQAFDKFDNLVCLRTFSKAYGLAGMRVGYGIMPPQLAGVIKNARIPFTVNLLAEEAALAALEDEVFFNETLSVVMRGREFFTEELAKLGCKVWPSQSNFVMFEPSKPAQAVFKALLKKGIIVRPLGSFGLGKCIRVNVGTDAENRIFIETLAEILNG